The window ATACTCAGGTATTCACATTAGAACAGTTCTGGGCTTGTACAGGGAACTCTGGTGCCCACgatgtttttaaaacagccaAGGCACTatatatgagattttttttccaagagctATCCAGTAGACAAACAGAGGAAATTTCTACTGCATATTTGGATGTAGACACTTAATTTCACCCAAGCCCTCCTTTAGGCTTTATTGAATCCAAATGCATCgtgctgaagaaaataaagacttgCCAGGGATGAATTGGCTTCGTTAGCATTTCACAGGTTTGGATAACAAAGTGAATGTATTtagttatttctgttttagAGGCCTCCTAGTGAATTGCACATTTTACAAAAGACTACCTTACCTATCTACCTTTCCATTCAGTGCAATTCCAAACatacaaatcagaaaaaagtaatctttctcactatctcttttctcttctctgtctgCATTTTACTAAAATGTTGACTAGCAGTTTGAAATTATtggtatttataaaataaaatagaaatactaaCTACCCCTAAGCAGGGAATAATCATGTGGCAAGTGGGCAGGATGGGTGTCCAGGACCCATCTGCTCTTTTCCTGATTCTGCTATTGCATAACACGTGTCTTTGTGCAAATCACCTAggctctatttttaaaatagagacaATGCTAAGACAGACACATACTGAGAAACTAGTGTTTACATGACACTGGTGGACTTTCactaataaaaacattacaCTAGACTGCAGTAATTCTTTCTCAAGGTCTCATCTATACAGAAACACTCTGGCAAAGGAATCTGAATGGATGAAATTTCATAAAACCTGGGGACACTTATTCACAGTGAAGGGCTTTGTATCATTTTATCTAAATGACAAAGTAAAATACATCTGTGTTCATTCTGAATGTCCATACAGGGGTTGCATGAAGTTTAAATAATCCATTCCAAATGTGAATTGAGAttcattttcctgcagaaaaatacaggacTTTCTGTGGGCTACAGATAATTCTTAATAGCACATCCCATTACACTGGCAGCCAAATTCAAATTCTGATTCTCCATCCTATTTGCTCAGGAGACAGAACATACTAGAAGAATTTCAGAGCTAAGGCTCCTGACTTTGTAGGGATTATTACAGCTTTGTTGCATCACTCTCTGAATAAACTGAGCAGGAAGCAAAGTTCTGAAAGAGTATCTGGTCAGTAAAGTAATTTGAAATGGATGTAGCTATATAATTGTCTACCTAGAAAACTGATTTCCTAATAGATCAATATGTTCTATGTGAAAATCAGAAGAAGGGAATGGCAACTTTTTAACACTGGCACTTTCCCTACTTGATGGATGCCAGGTTAACCACAGGCTCTTCTTGCAGGTTCTCAACAAAAGAATAAGACGCAACAGTTGTAAGTTGCAGGAAGGGGAGTTGTGACTAGATGTAaggtcaaaaaaagaaaaaaaaatcatggagaaAGTGGCTAAGTGcagcccagagaggttgtgaaaCATCTGTCTGGGTGATATATAGCACTCCGCTGAATCTAACTTTGAAGTTAGCTTTGCCTTGAGCAAGTGGCTGGCCAAGATGACCTCcaaaggtcctttccagcctAAACCCTTACTATGCTTGTCAGCTCAGAAAAAACAGGGAACTGGGGAAGCTACATGAAAGATTAAACATAACTACttcaaaaaaagtttctttcagATCAAATCTCTTGTATACAAATTCTTTTTTATCTGCACTTCTCTTCCAGGGAAATTCATCAGTCCTTAACTGTGCTGGAAACTGAACGCCCTGTATTTTCCAGAAGACACTGGGAGCCTTGTGAATACAGTAACACCTATTCCATAGCAAGTAATGGCACCCAGGCAGAATCAGATGGCAATAATGCATTAACTTGATCTTCATCTGAACTGCCCAGAAATTTCTGTGTCACTAAATGTCTAAATGAAGACTACGCTTTAATATGGCTCACTATAAAATAACATCTATTGAATTCTAGAGTTGTTAAACATAAGCTAAAGGTTTGGAAAAGGGTTGACTCCTTACCTAAGTGCGGCTTTATGTAACTAGTTGTCTCAAAAGAGCTATAGTCCGCATCCCACTGCTGGTAGCAGTACTGAtgttttaagaataatttgCTGACAACTAAAAGGCactagaaatttttttttttaggcatgTTTCTAGTATATTAATCAGAAATACCAGTGTTCCATTTTGTCAGTTTTCTGTCATAGCGTTTGTGGTATGACAATGTGAAATATTGGTAGTGTCAGTACACATAGAATACATAGAAATACTTGTCCTTTTTTGTTGCAGTTCAGTGATGCAGTCTGGGATGAGAACTACCAGTccaaaactttatttaaataggAGACTGGTGACACTACCACACAGgtagaagagaaaagaaggcgTTTACTCTTTTTATTAAGATGGGGAATGACAGAAACGGTCCATCCACTTTTTGATAAACATTTATGTAACCTTGAGTACCCCTAGCATCCAAACTTGCCCTGCTTGCTAGCATTATCTTATTGTAAATAAGTATCAGAATGACTGAGAAGGCTGGCTTAGTTTTCCATTGTCTACTCAGTCATGCAAactgagaattaaaataaaggcTCTTGTAGAGGGATATCCCATTTTATCTGAACACAAAATTTGAGTGGTACCAGATCAAACATTCCATTAACGACCACATCTGCTATTCTTAGAAGTCCTGTACATTAAAAGGAGGCACAATTTCTATGATTACCTACATCCAATTAAATCTAGTGAAAATAACATCATAATCACGTATCCTTTTTCCCTCTCAGGACTTTGGGCAATGTAAGATTATCACAGCCAGCTGCTGAAGAAACCTCAACTATATGGATTTAATTGTACATTAACTCCAGGTAAAATAACCCCTGTTGCAAGCCAATGCATACCTCAAAGCAGCCCCAGTACCAAATTACAAGTCTGTGCACTACTAGTGTATGGTAACTGTAACAGATTAATTCATCTGCTTGCAATTCATATTTTAGATAATTCAAATGGAATGTTAAGAATGAGTAATAGAATTAAGGTTACCTAACTCTTCTAAAGCAGACTTTATTAATGTCAGATGATACCACCATTCCGGTCCACCAAAACATGATAATGAATAtcagaaaaaagtaaacttGAGAAGAATGTTTGGGGTGGTAAGATTCTAAGGTGGAGCTAAAAGATTTATAAGAATATCCATTTtcacaggtttggggttttttttaacgtTACAGGACAAACCCTTATTTGTGGAGTGAGGGATAGGTATTTCACTTCCAAGGAAACGCttgcatttcagtttctcattatGAGTTCACATTAAAGGCACATGCACACAGCCAGGAATATTGATATCCATTGCAATATTAGTAAATTGATTGTTTTCACAGTTCCTCCTGATCTATTAGAGTGTAAAGACTGTCCTGTGAAAGATGAAGTCTTAGAAGTCACCGAGCAACATAAAGATAATGCTGCAAAGACCCTGAAGAAATTCAACAGTGAGGGTAACTACACAAAATACTTCAATGTGGAGAAAgttgaaaagattttaaagatggTAAGTGGCATTTTGTCCTAGAATTACTtataaatgacaaaattttCTGAGCAGCTCCAAAACCATGGGACCAGAACTCAAACCCTTCTAGGATCAGAACTATTGCTTGTCACCTTGCAGCATAAATTATCTGCTTAAAATTGAAGGTCCTACTTCTGCAAAAACTTGTTATCAACTTTAATATAGGCACATGAAAGCAAAAGGATTTCTCATCTGCTAAAAACTACAGCATCCAAAATGTCAGAGCCTTCTTTGTGTGcgtatttttatttgaaatgccTATTTACCTATCATATCATAACATACAAGAGTTTATTTACTACTGACCAGAGTTCTTCAAAATGTACAGTCATGTGTATTATCACAGTCATACATTCTGTCAACTGAGGTCAGATAATTTTTTACTCGTAGAATATTTAGCACATGGATACAAACCCAAGTGGAACACACTCAGCATCATTTTGActttctgctgcagagccaaGCAGCACTCTGAGAGcttttttccttactgaatacatgtatatgtatgAACATTTGAACAGCACAGGTAATGAAAGCATGAGGTAGACAGGATTATGACAACAATATGGAGTAtggttgcttttaaaattacaggaCTTTAAATACACCTAGTTACCACTTCTCGTTTGACCTCTTGGTTTCAGAATGCCTCCATGAAGGTCACATTTTAGGATTCTCCATAAAAGAGATCAACTGTTCCAAATCCACACAACAAGCAGATCAGGCATTGGAATGTGATTTTCTGGATGACTGGCACGCTGTAAGTAAAGCCTTAGAATGAGAACTGGTACAACGGGTGGCATCAGGAAGATCTTCCCACAATATTTCCAAGTGTTTCTTGTAAGCATGCACCCaaactcaaaattaaaaatccagcaTGTCCAAGTCCAGATCCTAATTTTACAGCAGAAGTAAGATAGAGAGTAGTAGCCCTCTAGATGCACATGGTGAAGTGGTCTTCACAGTCAAGAGCACTCAAAAATGGCATATATCTTAATCATTATTAATCACTGGCAAGTATCACTGGTCAGAAAGCTCAGGATCTAGCTAAATTGTGTAAACATACATAGGTATCGAAGGAACTAGcctaacttttaaaatgttgaactTTCAGTAGCTTCTATTAACTCCATCACAAGAACACAGGTGTGCattgtttggaggtttttttcttcttttcttttgcttagcATGTGGGATTCTGCAAGACAAGAATCATCAGTGATCCAGATGAAGCTGATGGAACAGAAACAAACTGTGAAATCTACCATCCCTGGGGATGTACACACTTACTGAAATGTCTCTGGCTGTATCCTCATGCAGGCTACAGAACCTCACTTAGTCCAGACTGACGGATGATTGCAACGTTTGTCCCTTATTATTGCCTGGATGTGATGCAGCATGTCAGGACAGACCGGCTTTTGACTGCTAGGTCAATCAGAGGATGAATTAGAATTGAGCTGTCCCTACTACTCCCTCCAAGGGTGTTTTCTCTCAGTCCAATCATACTGGGTGAGTAGAGATTGGCAAACAAGTCCAAAGGAATTttagaaagcaagaggaagggAGATGATCTTTATCATATTTGGTATTCCAGTTTATATTACAACTGCTACTCCAGTGcgggttttattttgttttgaaccATCATAAATTTTGCTCAGTTGCTTATagcatttcattttgttatgATTTCCAGATGATTTTCAGTAATTTGGCATTTTACCATCTACCTTTTCTCTTGtatcttcaaaaaaaaccacaggggttttttcccttacaGATCACAAGAACCAAGAGGAACCACAACATCccccttctgcttctcctccccatgACAAATCAcatcatcctcctccttcccaagAGGAATTACATcatccctcttctcctcctccccatgaTGAACCAGATAATCCTCCTCTTGGTCCCCATCATGGATCACACCGTCTTCCCCCTCCTCGTGGACCACATCACCCCTATCCTCCTGCCCATTGTAGACCACActatcctcttcctcctgcccctcctcatGGACCACATCATGGACCACCATCCTCCTGCCCATTGTAGAACACatcaccctcctcctccaggacaCCCTCGTTGTCTCTGTCATCACTA of the Grus americana isolate bGruAme1 chromosome 9, bGruAme1.mat, whole genome shotgun sequence genome contains:
- the HRG gene encoding LOW QUALITY PROTEIN: histidine-rich glycoprotein (The sequence of the model RefSeq protein was modified relative to this genomic sequence to represent the inferred CDS: inserted 1 base in 1 codon; deleted 1 base in 1 codon; substituted 1 base at 1 genomic stop codon), coding for MRHHRVKNSKEDASKEFSYSFFFTLLQCSNAQNKTSITPADCNTIERDAGVALDLVNKHRRDGYIFALFRVADAHKLHTGNXSVLFVSLTVLETERPVFSRRHWEPCEYSNTYSIDFGQCKIITXQLLKKPQLYGFNCTLTPVPPDLLECKDCPVKDEVLEVTEQHKDNAAKTLKKFNSEGNYTKYFNVEKVEKILKMVKCLHEGHILGFSIKEINCSKSTQQADQALECDFLDDWHAHVGFCKTRIISDPDEADGTETNCEIYHPWGCTHLLKCLWLYPHAGYRTSLSPDYHKNQEEPQHPPSASPPHDKSHHPPPSQEELHHPSSPPPHDEPDNPPLGPHHGSHRLPPPRGPHHPYPPAHCRPHYPLPPAPPHGPHHGPPPPAHCRTHHPPPPGHPRCLCHHYYRHHCNKTSISGKYSPFQITGAVYRIPVLNQQDSLTPPTANFTELLQSIPHSSSTGEGIPFIGSSLKEMPEASGFPDHKSKSCPGNPKLFPPNILPLFPHSSMAENSPT